The DNA segment TGCCGGAGAGGGACACTGTCCCGGCTTTCTCTCCCTCGTTAAAACATCGGAAGCTGATGTTTCTCTGGTTAATGTGTACGTACAGAGATTGTGGGGGAGAGCGTTTTGGATGATATTATAAAAACAGAGGGaataacgaaaaaaaaaaaaaaaaaaaactagaccgGACAGTGTCGGGTTCCGGTTTACAAAGGAACAAGATGTTGACGGTAACATGTCTATCTGACTTGTGGTGTatccttatatatatagttacattGTTATTAGAATTTGGATTAAGTAATGGACCTCTGTTGCGTACATGTATAATATCGATgcggtgtttttttttttttttttgacgtcgaaaGTTTATTATATTACTCGAACTATGGATGCAGTGTTATGAGGTATAATCAAGAGAGAGTTATACTGAGAGACACAATCTGTCTTTCATTTACCTAAAGAGACACATTCTCTCTTTGACACACTTTCTCATGACAGCTGTTTTTTTGTGGACAGAAATAACCCTACTTTTTGTTTAAAGAGAAATGTGTTtattttaagaaagaaaacGTAAGTTGAGCATAATGAAACTAAGTTTGCTTTTAGTtgcaataaataataaaagttaaaacgAAAAAGTAGATATATGGGTAAAAGTGATTTTTTTGGAACGTTGGATCTATTTACAGACGCAAGATCTAACgatagatttttcttttggtttataACAAAAAAGTATCTGAACAAAATCTAATTGTATAATATGAAAAGAAATACAAACGTTTACAAAATGCAAAAACAATTATCTTATAGAGATCTCGTAAATACCCAGAATATGGAAGACAAAGGTGGGATCTTCATAGTTATCCATATCTCATCTCACTACCATTTATCTAACCATTGCGCACTTGACCACCACCCCCCCCCAACCTGATGTCCACATCCACCACATCCACACAATTGCCGTCCACACCGATCACATCCACACATCCTCTGTCCACAGCAGTCACATCCGCACCTCACATATCCCCGACAACAACATCAACAACATTAATGAGATAGATACATAATAGCTACTGCTTACAAGGATGCATAAGCTGCAACGGGTTCTGGGTAGTGGAACGGTGATCGACCAAAGTGTAGTCAATACCTAGAACGGTGATGAAACTCCCATTATTAGTGGTTGGATTGGGGGTCCTCATGTGTGTTGCGGATGTGACTCTCGTGGTTTGTGTGATTGTTGTGGTGGTCGGGTGTGTTGTGGATGAGACTCTCGTGGTTAGGGGGAGTGTTGTTGTGTCGGGAGTGTTGTGGTCAAGGCTCTGGTGGTCAGTGAGAGTATGGATGCCGATGTTGGCAACAATTCGAGTGTGATCTTGTAGGCTTTGGTCTGGGTGGAGATTGTGTTGTGTGGCATATTGGCTAATGATAGGGGAGTGGCTTCCAAGTGATTCTTGTTCCTCCGGCAGAAGTGGGACctgagaaagaaaataaaaagagtcGGTGAAAGAGTGTTTGTATGATGAAGCGTCGTGTTATGTAAGTGTCTAGAGTGCAGTCTCACCGAAATGTAGGGCGCAGTTGAAGATTGTCTGGGAAACAATGGTGGCGAGAAAGAACAGTCGGCGGTGGAGAGAAATAGAGTTCGAGAAAATCACGAAAGGGAGATTAGGAAATTAGAGACGATTTCAGATCTAGAAGATTAAGATTCAATTTCTCTTGCATCTGATGTCATAGATCAATTTGTAGATCGAAAAGATATCGAGGGAGAAAGGGGCCAAGGGTTCTCTTTGTGAGTCTTTTGTCATTTTAGGGATTTGAAGAGATAAAATTATTAGGTGATAAAAAAAGAtagtttatttgtttaaaaaaaaaacaaaaagcaaaTTGGTTATGTCTAGTTAGAAAGTCTAACGAAAGAGACCATCTCATTAACTGAAGGTTATTTTGGTAAAATTGCTAAGAAAAAGTGTGTCAACTAGAAATGTGTCTTTTAGAGTAATTGAAAACTCAAATTGTGTCTCCCAAAGTAAAATTCTCTATAATCAACGACATATTATTTGTGGGGGCATATAAGAACACCCGCAGCTGTATCGTTTCGTTAAATTCGTTTCATCTAAGTTTCTAGCTAGacaaagttttttctttttaccaagCCGGACAATCAACGAAAGTTTTCGTTTGGTAAAAGGTCACCATCAATAACCAAACTTTTTTTCTATAACTTTTTTTGTATAATCTGTGACAATTGCTAGTCGATAGCGGAATTTTCTTTAATTAGTTCTGCAACCTATTCTTTTTCTACTGAGGCTACCATTGTcctatagcttttttttttttgtcttttcattGTCCTATAGTTAGTTTACAGTCATTTAGTCAGCAGAAAATCATATTTAGAGaaaagttaatttttatttcttttttaaactgactttataaaaatgatttttatgttgtcaaaaatgatttttatgttgtcaaaaatgacatttattaataataattttcaactatgtttgaataagaaaaaaatcctccaattaatttttaagttattattttttttacgtCATTAATTTTTAAGTTATTAATTGTTAAGGTCTATCACATTTTGTCATAAAATTGTAAAAGGAGAATGACATACATTAACAGTTTATAAGTAAAAGCTAACTAAGGGATTTCTTTCCAATTCAAAATTAGATTGAAGAGTATTTTATCACTAAAAACCATTTTTGATTGTTGTTATTGCTTACAAATTACAGTAacgtattttataataattgatattttaatttatgatttgtttataaattttcatttttctactAATGCGAATATGTATCTTCTATACTCGTATTTAACAGCTCTTTTTTCTCGGGTTTAAGCACTTATTTAATGAACCATTATCAGAATTAAACACCATCTGAACTGATTGACGCGTGCAAACCGCGTCATAGTAAAAACTTTAAGAACCAAAAGGTATATGGAGGTAATATGGAATGTTATCGTTTTAggcatatctatatatataaagctaAATAtgaaaagtaattttttttatcacacaTTCTAGCGTTTTAAGGAAATAAATCAGTTTATAAAAGAAATATGATTAAATAATTCGTAAATATAAGAAATttcgaaaaaagaaaaaatagaacaGGAGACCTATTCTTTGGTTTTGACTGAATATGAGGTGCTTATAAGAGAAGCAAGTCACTTCAGAGGTTACGATGTCAGTCAATTACAAAATTTTCGGTCAAGTCAATTTCTTTATAATCTAAATTTCTGCATCTGAGGAAATACCAAAGCTTTTTTACTctgaaaaaagagagaggaaaaAAACGCAAAATGGAGAATATGTTAGGCCTTCTAAGACTTCATGTGATTAGAGGTGTTAATCTCGCCATTAGAGATTCCAAAAGTAGCGATCCTTACGTCATTGTTCGTATGGGCCAACAGGTATATTCCAGACTCCTAACTTTTCACGAATTTCGAGTTTGTAATTCAGTTTCTTAGGTTCCGTATATATTCAAGTTTGTCCCGTTTTTTTTATATGGATCTTTTTGGTCACCAATCTGGTTGTGCTGCTCAGATTTTCTGATGTATCTGATGAGAGAATTTCAGTTAAAAAGTGAATATAATCAACTTATCGTGTTATAATGAgaccaaaaaaaagagacaaCATACATACGTGTTTAAATTATAGGTTTGATGCAACGCGAGTTTTAAGTATCAACATGTCAAATGTAGTTGATTTTTACTAATGAGAAATTCCTAGGATTTGATTTTATCATTCAAAATAGTAGTTCTTGTTTCTGACCTTGTCACAACCATATAAAatgaacaattttattttacatgtaCAAATTTACACTTGAATATATGGTgctatgtttttcttcttttgacaCAGAAATTACGAACTCGTGTGGTGAAAAAGAATTTGAATCCAGAATGGAACGAAGACTTGACACTCTCTATTTCTGATCCAGTTCTTCCTATCAAAATCGTAAGTGGATCATATTACAACAACTTGCTCTAAGTTTTGAGAAACAGAACAGAACATAACAAGAaagtgtgtattttttttgtgatgATATAGATGGTTTACGATAGGGACTGGTTCTCAAGGGATGATAAGATGGGAGATGCGATTTTTCACATTGATCCATTCCTTGAAGCCATCAGGATCCAAAACCAGTTCAGAGGACTCCCCGAAGGAACTGTAATAATGAAGATACAGGCAAGCAGGCAGAACTGTCTATcagaagagagcaagattgtGTGGAACAATGGAAAGATTGTCCAGAATATGTTCCTTAAGCTCCAGAACGTTGAGTGTGGAGAGGTCGAGCTTCAACTTGAGTGGATCGATGTCTCAGGTCTTCTGAGTATAAATGAGCATGAGGATGTTGCTTACTAGATCTATTATCTTATTACATCAAGTTTGTTAGAAAATATACTAGTTATGAAGCTGGCGTGGGGGAGTTATGGGCTTTAAACCAAAACTCCCccaattgtttttttataaattgaaaagaaaaaactctTCTCTGGTTTTGTGTTCTTACTCTAACAAGAAAAACATAACACACTTTGTTGTAGAGAGAGGAAACAAGGAATGAGATGAAATCAAGTAGATAGCATAAGATGAGATGGAGAAACTGAtttttttctctcattttaCACAACATCTTCTACTACATATTCATATAAGAAAATCAGAGTAATGAACTCTGTTTTCTCTACCCTTACACATGTTATAAAGCCCCATAAAGCTACCACTCTAGACACCACATTTTAGCAAAAGAAACAAGCAACTTCAAGAACTTGAACAATTCAAAATAAACAGTTAACTTCAACAACTTCCTTGACTTGTTGtactttgttttctttcattATTCTCACTTGTTTTGTTGATACCATTGTGCAGGATTAACAGAGATGAGATTTCAGCATACTTGTTATGATAAATGTAAAAAAGCTACTGAATCAACGATATGGTTTTTATGTGTTTCTGacctttgtttttgttttcaacaCTTTAATTGCATCTTATTGAAAGAGAGACTTGCTCGGGTCCTGTTTAGTAATGACAAATGGTGATCATCAAATGTGAAAAGATCAAGAATCGATATGCTTGCATCTAAGTTTGAAAATCCGCAGATGGATGAGAATTAATCATTTGAGGAACTCAGTGGAAAACTGAGTGCAACAGCAAATATGAAGCACAAACAATGGGAAAGACATACAAAGACAAAAAGCTTGGAAGAAACTTCTCAGATGTTTACCCTCAAAGTTAAATCCAAGAAGACAGCTATGGACACTGCATTAGACACTGACACAATGGATTTTGGTGAAGTCACGGGTCACTTACAAGCATATGAGATGAATGAGAAACTCAAGGAAGAACTGtctaaaaaaatctgaaactaGAAAGCAGATTCACATGCTGAATAGTGGAACCAAGAATCTGGAGAAGATTCTCTCTGTTAGAAGGGTAGGCAAGTCCAACTTTGTGTCTCGGTTACAGTGGAAAACTACAGAAAAACAGAGTTTGTTCCGGCTAAGACTTGAGAGATTGCGTCTGATACTACAGGAAGTAGGATATCAACCAAGATCATCTATTGTGAAACTGAAACCAGTAAGAACTATAATGTAGGCTACTTCTGTGGTAAATACATGCACATACCAAGAGATActtacaaatttcaaaaaagaatCACTCCAGAGTTGACTTTGCTTTCCAATCTTTACAGGTTTAACGTTAAATATGAAATTTGTAGTCAAACGATTATGATGGATTTCATCAAATCTTATTGTTTTAATATCAAATGAGGTTCAAGTTACATATTTCTGAACTCCCTAGCCAAAAGTACATACTCACAATGTGAGACACTTTAAATACGGAACAATTTGCAAAATAGTGATTTGTGTACTCATAATTATTGTAGCTGATTTTTGTCTACATACATTTGTTGACAGAAAAACAATACGCTACTTATCAAGTTGTGTACTCATACATCAACCCTCTGTCTCTCTGTCTCCCTGTccctgtctctctctctctctctctctctctctctctctctctctctctctctctctctctctctctctctctctctctctctctctctctctctctctctctctctctctctctctctattctgtTTTTAACTCTGGTGCATGAAGCTGTTCTCTCTTTTAATCATATAAACCACCTTTCCACCAATCATTAATCGTCCTTTCTGCTAACTTTGCTAAGAGGCATGTTTTTCCTTTAAAGTACTGAAAAATATGAAGAGACTAAGTGATATGCTATGCTATGACGAAAATGGACTAAGTGCTATGAACCTTTTCTGTATTTAGTTTGAATCAGTAGCAgaacataaataactaaattagcAAATTAGACACGACAAAATGTGCTATGAACCTTTTTTGTTTCTGCATCGTACCCTGgaagttgttaaaaaaaaaagacacgaCAAAAATGTGGATGTTAGACATGCACGTCACTTCTCTTTGCCCGTCACGTGTATAAATAAAGTCCTCGAAGGATTTGTCAAGCCACAATAGAAACCCTTTTCCTCAAGCCTGCCTTTAcgtataactttttaaaataaaatttggttaGATACTTCTAAAATTATAGCTGGTCCATGGAGGGTTCGTCCCAAGGGTTGAAAAAAGGTGCATGGACTGCTGAAGAAGATAATCTCTTGAGGCAATGCATTGATAAGTATGGAGAAGGGAAATGGCACCAAGTTCCTTTAAGAGCTggtatgtcttttttttttgataacataAGAGCTGGTATGctacttttattaattttcacacacacacacacacacatatataactaataagtacgtatattctttttatttttcagtacatttattctctttctctctgtctaGTATTAGGAAATTAATTAACACCGGGGTACACAatcattgtttttcttttcgtttTAATGAAGGAATCATAGATTCATATGTTCTAATGtttttcatgaaaaaaaaaacatttgcgTTCTTCATGTTTAATTACAAAGCGAGAAAATGTCAACTCTCTTTATTGATTCatcgtttttcttcttttttttgagaaagagcTTTTTTGATTAGTGAACTTTTCTGCACGAACCCGTGTGTTTGTGTGGAATATGTTGTTTATTCTGGTGTACTTTGATCCTTCATGATTAAATTTTACTTCCTTTGTTCTTAAatattataagatattttggtAGAAGcatacatattaagaaaactattttttgtctagaaaatatcattaaaactataaattaatggtgttcaaccaattacaaaatagactattaaaatatgattgggTTCAcggtttttaataaagtaaaagttacctaaaaaattgaaaacattttatatattggaTAATTGAAACATCAAAATTCAGTAAAACATCctatttttaggaacatatgGAGTAGGAGAAGCGAATGCAGTTTTTGCTcgttcttttaataatattaaatgtcAATTATTGGTTTTGTAGGTCTAAATCGGTGCAGGAAGAGTTGTAGACTAAGATGGTTGAACTATTTGAAGCCAAGTATCAAGAGAGGAAAACTCAACTCCGATGAAGTTGATCTTCTTATTCGCCTTCATAAGCTTTTAGGAAACAGGTTTACATTCAAGACACAAATTCAACTGTATTTCGTATCCTCATTCGGTCTAATCTAatcatttgatttgttttttttttttgataaaaatacttaaatttatttcatatgtaAATGATCCATTACTAAGTCAAATATATccctaatttttcaaatgcatgCTTAGGTGGTCTTTAATTGCTGGTAGATTACCCGGTCGGACCGCCAATGACGTCAAAAATTACTGGAACACCCATTTGAGTAAGAAACATGAACCGGGTTGTAAGACCCAGatgaaaaagagaaacattCCTTGCTCTTATACCACACCAGCCCAAAAAATCGACGTTTTCAAACCTCGACCTCGATCCTTCACCGTTAACAGCGGCTGCAGCCATAATAATGGCATGCCAGAAGCTGACATTGTTCCTCTATGCCTTGGACACAACGATACTAATAATGTTTCTGAAAATATAATCACATGTAACAAAGATGATGATAAATCTGAGCTTGTTAGTCATTTAATGGATGGTCAGAATAGGTGGTGGGAAAGTTTGCTAGATGAGAGCCAAGATCCAGCTGCGCTCTTTCCAGAAACTACAGCAATAAAAAAGGGCGCAACCTCCGCGTTTGACGTTGAGCAACTTTGGAGCCTGTTGGATGGAGAAACTGGAACTTGATTAGTGTTTCCACTGTTTGTTTGTGCTTGTGCGTGACATTGTGACTTTTGCATTTACTGTGTATTGTTTCTAAATAAACCAATTAACTTATGTTtctgacatatatatatatatatatattttttctttttgcaaatGAAAGGATAATGTGTCATGATAAACAAGGCCCCAATTGGTATAactgatgaaaaattcttagcAATATGCTCAAAAACAGTATGATGCAGAAGTTATATGcttcattaattattaaaatgattGATATAACATTAAATGATTCATATATAATTGgttcatttataaataatatatatatatagtaaatatatatttttttatttaaaataatatatcatatctaattttttttatatatatattaatttatatattttaattaagtatagtattattttaattgtatttttaaaatataattttaatatgaatataatattttgatattataatttttttaatttaatattttataaatgaaaatgttTGCCAACTTTAATCATGGTATTCTAAATgtatttctaaatatttttttctgtaattatTGATTAGATAATAATTAGCATAATGTTCTTGCAAATAGTTTGCCAACTTTAATCAACGTCTAAGTATGTGTTGTTGCTTTACATAGATTTTCTTcttggaaaatattttatgagCACCATTATCCCTGAGTAGGAGTTCttagaaaataaaagtattttttttgaacgtacaaaataaaagtattgatattttatttagacAAGTATGTTCTTAGCTCTTTTAGTTTAATTAGACTAATAGCTGAATAGAAAACAATATGTTTAGAGTAACTAGGGTTTCTCAAGCAAGAACCCCATTAAAACTTTTTCTCTCctcatttatcaaaaaaattttttgtctcttctctttctaactttttattattttattttattttgtaggtGAGGATGTCGGGATAAAGTTTGCAGAGAGTgcctatggtataaattttgagGCATTGGCCTTGGGGCGCTCTCATATTTGTTAATTTTGGGGCCTCAGATTTACCAATACTCGTAAGCAAAATGCTAAtatagttaccaaaaaaaaacaatgtattcttttaataattttgtttcaaacattcatctctatttttatttattattgtggACACCAACCATCTTTTTAATGTTGAAaactttttctatttatatatatatagataaattcCCACTAAACAATTTATAACCTTTGCCATTAGAAGTTTGTATAAGAGCAAGGaatgtttctctttttcatataaataattttaaaatatgaaataccaaataaataaataaataacaattattttatttactttttacattttaaaagttattattgCACTCATATTACTATTTgtgttattttaatataaaatgaataaGTTTTTGCCTTAGGCCCCAGTTACTCTAGGCATGGCACTGAGAGCTTGGCGTTGGAAGTGTGGACTGTCAAGTCCTTCTTTAAGCAATCATATCATGTTTGTGCAAAAGTGTTGACATACAACTTAAAGCTGTTGACTGTTGTCGTCTAACTGGTGTCATCTTCTGATTACCAGTGAAGTGAATTATCCATGCAAGCAACTCCACTGAATCCAGCTTCTTTGGAAAATATGTCCATATGAATAGATTTGTTGACTAGTCGACCATAGACCTTTTTATGTAATgtcaaattataatttgttgaTATTGTACCATATATAGCAATACAGTGCAAATATTTCCACTGAGAAGTATGAACTTatggagggagtatatatttatgtaatgtcaaattataatttgttgacattacggagggagtatatatttGCACTGTATTGTTATATATTTGCACTTTTTAGTTAAGTATGTGAATTATCATTGAAAAGGATGCAGTGCAAATATTTCCTCAATATTAACAAAAGTTCACGCTCCCTAACAATTTGTAGCTCCCAGTACAAAATTATCCAGTGGTGTCAATTTAATTTAtcatgtaaaaagaaaaattttggTCAAAGCAGTTGCGAGTGTTATTATTCggaattttaattgtaaaaaacattttctttctGTGAAATCATATGGTGACATAGATGTATGTGTTCTAATTcgaaacataaaagaaataatttatatacataccTTTTTACCAAAAGATATACAAGACAGATTTCTTCGTAGATTTCTAGACCCTATGATCAATTTTACATTATGTTGAAATCAACATCAGCCTAaagcttttaccaaaaaaaaaaaaaacaacagcctaaacctaaaaatacatctgcttccatatatatatatatatatatatatatatatatatatatatgtaacaatGATATACtacattttatcaaaataaattaataatctatattagtattttaaaagtaatttttcGCATTCaaactctcacgttaaaagttagaccGGTTAAAAACTATGTTATCcttaatgaatttatatatataatttattatataattaaagacgaatttatattaataataataaacttatatgttatattagataattgatcatacttagtataataaaattatcaaaaatgcaTATCTAAGAaaaagataattatatattgtgttgttttctaaaaataatattttctattataaattttaaattaagatattaaacattttactattaaatattaatcaaataaaaacattttataaagatattttctaaaaattataaaatttgagtgtttttaaaatttgaaacacaatagtaaatatatattttgatgaaaaacttttgtcatatataaataatttgaagtttaatctaatttttttgagaaaaaatataattaataagaCATAAACT comes from the Brassica napus cultivar Da-Ae chromosome A7, Da-Ae, whole genome shotgun sequence genome and includes:
- the LOC106450913 gene encoding protein C2-DOMAIN ABA-RELATED 2; this encodes MENMLGLLRLHVIRGVNLAIRDSKSSDPYVIVRMGQQKLRTRVVKKNLNPEWNEDLTLSISDPVLPIKIMVYDRDWFSRDDKMGDAIFHIDPFLEAIRIQNQFRGLPEGTVIMKIQASRQNCLSEESKIVWNNGKIVQNMFLKLQNVECGEVELQLEWIDVSGLLSINEHEDVAY
- the LOC106355890 gene encoding transcription factor MYB114-like, yielding MEGSSQGLKKGAWTAEEDNLLRQCIDKYGEGKWHQVPLRAGLNRCRKSCRLRWLNYLKPSIKRGKLNSDEVDLLIRLHKLLGNRWSLIAGRLPGRTANDVKNYWNTHLSKKHEPGCKTQMKKRNIPCSYTTPAQKIDVFKPRPRSFTVNSGCSHNNGMPEADIVPLCLGHNDTNNVSENIITCNKDDDKSELVSHLMDGQNRWWESLLDESQDPAALFPETTAIKKGATSAFDVEQLWSLLDGETGT